One segment of Palaemon carinicauda isolate YSFRI2023 chromosome 35, ASM3689809v2, whole genome shotgun sequence DNA contains the following:
- the LOC137627205 gene encoding uncharacterized protein, with product MNDNSNDNLFDPATTTSNTEAFSTATAAITSNTAAFAIATTTSNTSTFATPSNTAAFAIATTTSNTAAFTTPSNNAAFAIATTTSNTATFATTTTTTSNTAIAATTYNTAFATATSTSTTIPNTGTAATTSNTADFAIANTTSNTATATTTSIIAAFATETSTSTTTSNTATASKTEAFSIATTTSNTATGTTTTSNTATAATISSNTATGAPNLPFLGLPNH from the exons ATGAACGACAACAGCAACGACAATC TTTTTGATcctgctactactacttctaatactgaAGCTttttctactgctactgctgctattACTTCTAATACTGCAGCTTttgctattgctactactacttctaatacttCAACTTTTGCTACTCCTTCTAATACTGCAGCTTTTGCTATTGCTACCACTACTTCTAATACTGCAGCTTTTACTACTCCTTCTAATAATGCAGCTTttgctattgctactactacttctaatactgctacttttgctactactactactactacttcaaatACTGCTATTGCTGCTACTACTTATAATACAGCTTTTGCTACTGCAACTagtacttctactactattcctaATACTGGTACTGCTGCTACTACTTCTAATACTGCAGATTTTGCTATTGCTAATACTACTTCcaatactgctactgctactactacttctattattgcAGCTTTTGCTACTGAAACTAGTAcctctactactacttctaatactgCTACTGCTTCTAAAACTGAAGCTTTttctattgctactactacttctaatactgctactggtactactactacttctaatactgCTACTGCTGCTACCATTTCTTCTAATACTGCTACTGGTGCACCTAACCTTCCCTTCCTGGGTTTACCCAATCATTAA